The following coding sequences are from one Bacillaceae bacterium S4-13-56 window:
- a CDS encoding diadenosine tetraphosphate hydrolase: MKELFLSNGEKVKTDCLSCSIVNGMIEPDGGVILETQLFHAHQDVAYPIRGLVILASKRHVKALDELTEEERKEYMEVLYQIRKAQRDVLGIQEIYYFYNEDTTHHFHTWMVPRYEWMYEFGRSVESVRPVLLHARNNRNKEPNLSEVRNAIDDLKGHFKRI, from the coding sequence GTGAAAGAGCTTTTTTTATCTAATGGAGAAAAAGTAAAAACGGATTGTCTAAGCTGTTCCATAGTAAATGGTATGATTGAACCTGATGGAGGCGTGATTCTTGAGACTCAACTTTTTCATGCTCATCAAGATGTAGCGTACCCAATCAGGGGATTAGTCATATTAGCTTCCAAAAGACATGTCAAAGCATTAGATGAACTGACAGAGGAAGAAAGGAAAGAGTATATGGAAGTCCTTTATCAGATTAGAAAGGCTCAACGGGATGTGTTGGGAATTCAAGAGATCTACTATTTTTATAATGAAGACACCACACATCATTTTCATACATGGATGGTGCCAAGGTATGAGTGGATGTATGAGTTTGGAAGGTCTGTAGAATCAGTTCGACCAGTTTTGCTTCATGCAAGAAATAATAGGAATAAAGAACCTAATTTATCTGAGGTAAGAAATGCTATAGACGATTTGAAGGGTCATTTTAAAAGGATTTGA
- the mreBH gene encoding rod-share determining protein MreBH produces MFNNAEIGIDLGTANILIYSKTKGIILNEPSVVAIDADTKEVVAIGKEAKEMIGKTPKNIIPIRPMRDGVIADFDITAQMLKHMLKKVSKTLGMSMRKPTVVVCIPSGATSVERRAIHDAVKSYGAKFVHLIEEPVAAAIGAGLPVEEPIANVIVDIGGGTSEVAIISFGGIVTCRSVRVAGDKMDMEIIQYVRKTYNILIGERTAEQVKMEIGHAPIEHEELEMDVRGRDLMTGLPKTITLTSTEIQSALREILEQILDTVRATLEDCPPELSGDIVDNGVVLTGGGALLKGMREWLSKEIFVPVHLAPSPLESVAIGTGKSLKFIHKLEKVAAK; encoded by the coding sequence ATGTTTAATAATGCAGAAATTGGTATCGACTTAGGAACTGCAAACATTTTAATTTACTCAAAGACAAAAGGAATTATACTTAATGAGCCTTCTGTAGTGGCGATTGATGCCGATACAAAGGAAGTTGTAGCGATTGGGAAAGAAGCAAAGGAAATGATTGGGAAGACTCCTAAAAATATAATCCCTATCCGTCCAATGCGAGACGGAGTTATTGCTGATTTTGATATAACCGCTCAAATGCTTAAACATATGCTCAAAAAAGTAAGCAAAACTTTAGGTATGTCCATGCGCAAACCTACTGTTGTTGTGTGTATTCCATCTGGTGCGACTTCTGTAGAACGTCGTGCGATTCATGATGCTGTTAAGAGCTATGGAGCAAAATTTGTTCACCTTATTGAAGAGCCTGTGGCAGCTGCCATTGGTGCGGGTCTTCCTGTCGAAGAGCCGATTGCAAATGTGATCGTTGATATCGGTGGAGGAACAAGTGAAGTAGCTATTATTTCCTTTGGAGGAATTGTTACTTGCCGCTCCGTACGTGTTGCTGGTGACAAAATGGATATGGAAATCATCCAGTATGTACGCAAAACGTATAACATTTTAATTGGCGAGCGTACAGCAGAACAAGTCAAAATGGAAATTGGACATGCCCCTATTGAACATGAAGAATTGGAAATGGATGTACGTGGACGTGACTTAATGACGGGACTTCCAAAAACCATTACCCTTACCTCCACAGAAATCCAATCTGCTTTACGCGAAATTTTGGAGCAAATTTTGGATACCGTTCGTGCCACTCTTGAAGATTGCCCACCAGAATTAAGTGGGGACATCGTTGATAATGGTGTTGTATTAACAGGTGGCGGCGCCCTATTGAAAGGGATGCGTGAATGGTTAAGCAAGGAAATCTTTGTGCCTGTCCACCTTGCACCAAGTCCTCTTGAGTCTGTGGCTATTGGTACAGGAAAATCACTTAAATTTATTCATAAACTAGAAAAAGTAGCAGCAAAATAA
- a CDS encoding MOSC domain-containing protein, with protein sequence MKYSIQSIFIGKPQTFISKQGKEIHTAFRKNPVEQNIFLGKLNFEGDLQADLEHHGGPDKAVCVYPFDHYSYWEKVYGRSFSLGAFGENITVQHLTENEVSIGDVFSLGEAVVQVVQPRQPCYKIAASHGLRDFPDKIVKTGYSGYYLRVLQEGLVSAHDSLVLKEKGSVTVANVNRLLYHEKKDTHLLQMVLDEPALAEGLRKSLMK encoded by the coding sequence ATGAAGTATTCAATTCAATCCATTTTTATAGGTAAACCTCAAACTTTCATCTCAAAACAAGGAAAAGAAATACATACCGCCTTTCGTAAAAATCCAGTAGAACAGAATATATTTTTAGGGAAGCTTAATTTTGAAGGAGACCTTCAAGCGGATTTAGAACATCATGGAGGTCCAGACAAAGCAGTTTGCGTTTATCCCTTTGATCATTATTCCTATTGGGAAAAAGTTTATGGAAGGAGCTTTTCTTTAGGAGCTTTTGGAGAAAATATAACTGTCCAACATTTAACTGAGAATGAGGTCTCTATTGGAGATGTTTTTTCACTTGGAGAAGCTGTTGTTCAAGTTGTTCAGCCAAGGCAGCCTTGCTATAAAATAGCGGCTTCTCATGGACTACGTGATTTTCCCGATAAAATTGTGAAAACCGGTTATTCTGGCTATTACCTTCGCGTTCTTCAAGAAGGATTGGTATCTGCCCATGATTCTTTGGTTTTAAAGGAAAAAGGATCTGTAACAGTAGCCAATGTGAATCGGCTTTTGTATCATGAGAAAAAGGATACACATCTTTTACAGATGGTGCTGGATGAACCGGCACTAGCAGAAGGCCTTCGAAAAAGCCTCATGAAGTAG
- a CDS encoding DUF1992 domain-containing protein: MDVHFSSIVEEKIKQAIRDGDFENLPGKGKPLKLDDMEGIPSDLRVGYKIMKNAGMIPEEMQIKKEMITLEELIATCKDPEQKEEYHRKLNEKQLRFQLMMEKRKLGGNSAFHQYRNRIRNRIGF; the protein is encoded by the coding sequence ATGGATGTGCACTTTTCTTCGATTGTGGAAGAAAAAATTAAACAAGCGATACGCGATGGCGACTTTGAGAATCTCCCTGGCAAGGGAAAGCCACTTAAGCTTGATGATATGGAAGGAATTCCATCAGATCTTCGAGTAGGGTACAAAATCATGAAAAATGCAGGAATGATTCCTGAAGAGATGCAGATCAAAAAAGAAATGATCACACTTGAGGAGCTCATTGCAACCTGTAAAGATCCTGAGCAAAAGGAAGAATATCATCGCAAACTTAATGAAAAACAACTTCGGTTTCAGCTAATGATGGAAAAAAGAAAACTTGGTGGGAACAGTGCGTTTCACCAATATAGAAATAGGATACGGAATAGAATAGGGTTTTAA